The stretch of DNA AACTGAAATGTCTTTCCGTTTGTGtgcaatttcattgaaaataacttttcttcacCATCGCAACGGCGATTCttaaatattgatgtttgttCATCTACCAATTGTATCTCTGTCATAGTGCTTGTGTTTTACTTCGacttttaaaaactacttttactttttatttgttgccaAACAATGaagaataatagtaattataaagttagatttCTTAATAAATTAACTTCAAGGCTGCACtgaagcaagcatatatttgtgggtTTAGGCATTTTAAACTTCTCAAATAATTCAGGTTTTCGAGCTTTcgttgattcaagtcaagtcttcaaattataagtttttaaagctttttttcccccactatacttgttcaaaattgcttttaaatttgagCATGTAGACTTGTAATATTTAGAGCAAAAAATGGTAAACATAAGCTAGTCTCTCTTATTGTGCAATACGTATTTTAAAATGATAGTCAATAccgtttttcctctctctctttttaaataaaaataggtaACAGGGAAATATTTGTTTCTGAACTAAATATGCAataattcgggggggggggggctgttttaCGGAGATAGTGGTTCTCTTTGAGCTGGGACTTGGCCTGGTTTGGCAAACCCTAATATGGAGTATGGACTAAATGAAACTAAGCATATCAGGAAATTGTCATATAATGTATTGAGACTCCTTGACgtttaatatgtattttattttagttgaatttgGGAACCAACTTTACGTTACAACATTTAAATCATCTTCAGTCGttctgacaatattttaaaaacctaaagtCACGTTCACttacaattatattaaaagtaacatttgaagtaataataaaatatgcaaGGATAAACTATATTACACGccctttcttttcaatgaaacaataaaatgaaacgaaaaaagaaaattaaaaattcaaatgtggcttaaagtttcaaagcaaaattaaaagtCAAACATAGTCTTTGAAACGAATTGGCGGTCTTATTGCTCTTTTGAGTCTCGCCATTTTAGGAGTAACTGTTTCACTGGGGTGGAATCGTCTAACTTTCTTGGTCTTAAGTGTATTCTATTACGGCGATATACAGTTCCTTCTGCGGACAGTACTAAATATGATCTTTGACTGTGTTTCTTTATAATAGTTCCTGGTATCCATTTACGATGATCAATCTGTAGATACACTGGATCTTttacatttaaagattttaatttcgtTGTTGAAAAATCATTATAATATTTTTGCTTGTTTTGATTTTCCTTGAGTTGCTGAATGGTGCTTCTAGTGGAAAATAAAGGCTTTAGTAAAATTGTCTTCTGGGGTACCACTGACCTTAAGCGTCTTCCCATCAACATTTCTGCTGGAGAaggcaatttaaattttggcgTGTTGTTGTACTCCAAGATTGCTAAATTGGGATCGCCTCCAGAAGCTTTTACTTTCAAAAGGATGTTCTTCATTGTCCCTATTGATCTTTCAATCATTCCATTAGATCTTGGATATCTAAGAGATGATGTTATAGGTTGAATATCATATGATTTCAAAAATGACAAATATGCTTGGCTGTCAAAAGGTGGGCCATTGTCTGAATGCATTTTCTGCGGAATTCCATGTGTACGAAATATTTGTTTAAGTGCACTGATCACTGCTGTAGCTGTTTTCGTGTTAAGCTTCCTCaattctataaattttgaatGGTAATCTATTACTTGTAAGAAGTTATCTCCATCCAAATACATAAAGTCTACGCCTACTTCTTCCCAAGGTAGTTTTGGAATATCATAAGGCATTAATGACTCTTTCTGATTTGCAGTTTGGCGCTCTTGGCAGTCTTGGCATCGCTCCACGTGATCTTTAATATGTTCACTCATTTTCGGCCAGTACAAAGatactttagctttattttgaCATGTAGTGATACCTTGGTGTGCAGAATGCAATTTAGATAATACATAAGATTGCATGGTCTTTGGCACAACAAGTCTATGTCCAAGAAAAATCAAGTCATTACTATCATGTAACTCttctttaaaattccaataaGGTCTTAGTTTTTCTGGAACTTGACTAAACTGTTTTGGCCATCCATTTTGTATTAACAACTTTAATCTGGATAGATCTTCATCCTCCTTTACAGCATTTTGCATTTCAGTTGTTCGTTCATCTGTTGTTGATAGAATCGTATGTACAGTTGCAGCTCCTCCCTCCAAAAAACTTGTGTCTGCATAGACCTTTGTAGAACTTCTAGACAGAGCATCTGCTACATAACGTTTCTTCCCTGGGACATATACAAGTTTAattctgtattttaaaagttcaaaaagcaTTCTTTGCAATCTTGGCGAAAGATTTTCAATTGGTTTTTTGAACAATCCAAGAAGAGGCTTGTGATTTGTTTCCACAACTGTATCAGTACCAtatataaaatagtgaaattttttacaacCATTCACAACAGCTAAAAGTTCTTTCTCTATTTGGCTGTATCTTTGCTGAGTGTCATTAAGCGCACACGATGCATAGCAAACTGGGTGGTCTCCTTGTTGTAAAACTGCTCCTAAGCCGTATTGGCTAGCATCAACAGAGACAGTAGATTTTAAATCAGGATTATAGTACGCTAAAACGGGTGCAATCTTGCATGTGCTCTTTGTCCAAACCATCACTCCTCCACTAGCATAATGGTCCCTTTCCATGATGTTACTGGAATGGTATCGGGTCCCAGGTCCATTCCATATGAATATTCGCCGAGAATCAGGTTGTAGACTGAATCTGGACTCATCTGTGAAAAGAACATTCGCCCATTGTTACTGTGTCCAGTGTTGGTGCTGTCTGCACCACTGTACACGCTCTCTTTTGTGGGAGTGAGTGAGTGGGATGCAAATGACGGGCTTTCTGGCATACAACCTTCTTTCTCCGAGCCTACTGGCAACTGTCGTCCTTGAAACTAATGTTCCTGTAGCAGCAGCAAGGTCCCTAGACAGTTGTGTTATTGTTGACGCCCTTTAGCACTTGgttgtaagtaacaaatactCGTCTTTATTGGGCGTTGTTGTTCTCAAACGACTTTGTCCCAGTCTTCTGGACATTGTCCCACTGTTTTTTAACTGACTCAGCAAATGTAGTAGtaagaaatagataaataaaagttagatttttttttctttttttccaaaaaaacatcGGCGGTACATTGGCATTTAGATGTTTTTCAAGACCTATGGGCCGATGTTTTATCcgagttagcatcggccgccgattcCGATGGATGAATTTTTGAaccatcggcctggccgatgcatcggtcgagtcgcATTCTTTAGTAGCATCAAGCTTTCTCGCGTTTAATTCTAACAATGATTTCTCAAACAAGATTTTGAGTCAAAGATAATACATGagatttgaaaaattaactaaaatatcTGATGATAGGGAAttattgcaaaataaagaaaGGGAGGTGGGTATGAAACGGTTAAACAATACAttacagaaaaaagaaaacatgagaaAACAAATTCAGAAAATGCCTTACcagttctttttaaattagtattttatttatttatttatttattttttcaaccattgcacacaaaaatatatataagaatGGATTTCAGTTCCATCCATTCTGACTTATCTTATAGCATAGGCTGGAgtcttaaattaagttttaaactaGTTCTTTACTTCAATTCGGTGCACTGCCTATATTGTATccctttttctgtttaaaacaaaagttaaaatgatCTCTAcacatttatataaaaatacttataaacacGCCTTCCAATTCTAAATGTTCCGAAAGAATCTAAATTAATAATAAGCAAATCAAGTGTTGTTACAAAAAAATGACTACTATTCTGGTGCCATCGGATGGCAGTGTTTTTGTACAACGGATACGAAATTTAACAAACTAAGACAAAAAGAAAGATGTGTGATGAATTTCTTTTTAACTGTTGtaagagaaaatttaatttaaaatatgttgagATTTctgcatttatatttaaaaaaaaaaaacttttaaataaatttcggtATCACTCTCTAAAGGGTTGTCACTCGACCGCCTCCCCTGCAGCAATGCTTTTGTgtttgatggattaaaaataatttaaaatatatcaggatttcagtatttaaatttttcagaaactctaaaatgcattttgtgtGTCATCCCCCAGTAGGAAGTCAACCggcgaaaaattaagaattacaCCCAATTCGACTCACAACATCAGATTCAACAAACTCTAATTAAAAATCAGTCTTCTCATTTTCTCCCTACAAACCATTCCCTAGTTAGCGAGTAAAAGAACTCTGTAAAACGTTTTCCACTGCCATCACAGTATCAGTGCAGAGAAAACAAATTCAAGTTACTCCCTTTAGACCTACAGTAAAcactcgttttacgcggttttttttttttttttttttttctttttttttttttaacgcggtttaagatttgacacttttattttattttacgcggataagTTTCGGATTTGCGCAGATGCAGCGTTGCAAACAGATCAagatttcccctctttcaaaatcccaactcctgagattgcagataacaagtaataaactgcattttgacgtGTTAAAAAGCGAGCTTGGGCAACTggagacatttttactttcttctatatctaatatatagaagaaagtatcggattcgtgaaaattttcgaatttcgaattttgacggattcgaacgttttgaggtgtgctgagtccatttcgactatttttggaaaatgtctgtctgtctgtgtgtgtatgtgtgtcacgtctgtgtgtgaccatttttttgtggctgctctacagcaaaaactaccgcatgaaattgaacgaaatttggtacacatatgtgcccctatgtgaatttgtgcccattggcttttggcgcgaattcctccaaggggggtggagcaatgggacgttttttgagttacgcgtgcttgctattcctcaggaagtaaccggcggaatcaaacaaaatttggtccgtatgttgcccctaacaggagcaggtgctgattcaattttggtgtcaatagctgaaacgggggttgagttataggacgatttttgtcgtcaattgtgactgctgtatctcaagaaataacgaacggaatcaaacaaaatttttttgacaagtagcccttagtgggtataagagccgattttattttggtgtcaacagctaaaaagggggtagcgcaatcgaccgttctttttttccattgtgaatgccctatctcaagaagtaatgctacgttctggttgaaatttggaatatatgtgaatccatacgtaaacaggctttggttcaattttgactccaatcgctccaagaggtgttgattttttttttttttttttttttttttttttttttgcgaataaaaatagttttattaatgcaacaataagaaagataaatcgtaatagattgtcgtctgcgtatttctcgtgattttaattgtatggaaatgatcggaaatattatctcaatgatttaaaatttttaactgttgccatcttatgtttgttaataaataaaatatttgtaattaattcaagtaaggcttttaaagtaactttcaattttcgctctttgttttgtttttacaataattcagacattgggatggtcgtcaagtttttgcatgtgtaattttgtttttgttaggaatattgcttcctcgtcaagcatagggagggatcagaaaaaggaaaaatatagaaga from Uloborus diversus isolate 005 chromosome 5, Udiv.v.3.1, whole genome shotgun sequence encodes:
- the LOC129223248 gene encoding uncharacterized protein K02A2.6-like, which encodes MERDHYASGGVMVWTKSTCKIAPVLAYYNPDLKSTVSVDASQYGLGAVLQQGDHPVCYASCALNDTQQRYSQIEKELLAVVNGCKKFHYFIYGTDTVVETNHKPLLGLFKKPIENLSPRLQRMLFELLKYRIKLVYVPGKKRYVADALSRSSTKVYADTSFLEGGAATVHTILSTTDERTTEMQNAVKEDEDLSRLKLLIQNGWPKQFSQVPEKLRPYWNFKEELHDSNDLIFLGHRLVVPKTMQSYVLSKLHSAHQGITTCQNKAKVSLYWPKMSEHIKDHVERCQDCQERQTANQKESLMPYDIPKLPWEEVGVDFMYLDGDNFLQVIDYHSKFIELRKLNTKTATAVISALKQIFRTHGIPQKMHSDNGPPFDSQAYLSFLKSYDIQPITSSLRYPRSNGMIERSIGTMKNILLKVKASGGDPNLAILEYNNTPKFKLPSPAEMLMGRRLRSVVPQKTILLKPLFSTRSTIQQLKENQNKQKYYNDFSTTKLKSLNVKDPVYLQIDHRKWIPGTIIKKHSQRSYLVLSAEGTVYRRNRIHLRPRKLDDSTPVKQLLLKWRDSKEQ